A portion of the Sulfuriferula sp. AH1 genome contains these proteins:
- a CDS encoding EAL domain-containing protein, giving the protein MNRLSEQALPILDVIEDGVFIFALDSLRFSYVNDGAVRQTGYAQAELLGMTPLDIKPEFDEESFRQMLLPLVQGAVRTIRLETLQRCKHAGSIAVELILQLLEAEQLQPSVIVIARNIAERRQADLSLKREASEWTQVMDSFEDAICLLDADRRLVRANKKFYSLMRIEPAQAIGKLMRDVAHPSGEPVPCPVCLAQEEKLDAVITMEADHPDNPAPGLPIEITVKIIRDDHGAASGILMSMHDLSHARKIEDKLRQSEDRFRSVMAEAPLPMIIHAEDGEVLGINKAWAEVTGYVHADIPTIRHWTERAYGEEAWLVQQSISKLYATTQRADRGENTITCKDGSTRIWHISAAPVGKLADGRRYVVSMALDVTERKQAQAQIEFLAYHDALTQLPNRLLAKDRMELAIRAADRTQTKSALLFLDLDNFKTINDSLGHMVGDALLKQVASRLRECLRDTDILSRQGGDEFLIVLTDIHDDDAIMVVAEKILENLAQPFHIEHYELSTSLSIGIAVYPNDGDDFDTLLKKADTAMYQAKESGRNAYRFHTAQMNINVVDHLQIRNGLRQALEKGGLSLYFQPQISLSNGAVVGAEALLRWQHPQLGMLPPGRFISVAEDSGLIVPIGDWVLQEACRQAMAWQQAGLPELVIAVNLSAVQFKRGDLEQSVTRALTESGLNPALLELELTESILIQDAEKVLSRLRRLKALGVKLSIDDFGTGYSSLSYLKRFEVDKLKIDQSFIRDMADDPNDAAIVRAIIQMARSLNLKTIAEGVEDERQLSLLRLQYCDEIQGYYFARPMPADEFAVYLGANS; this is encoded by the coding sequence TTATGCCCAAGCCGAATTGCTGGGAATGACCCCGCTGGATATCAAGCCGGAATTTGATGAAGAGAGTTTTCGTCAAATGCTGCTGCCGCTGGTTCAAGGCGCGGTACGCACTATCCGTCTGGAAACCTTGCAGCGCTGCAAACATGCGGGAAGCATTGCGGTAGAGCTTATTCTGCAGTTGCTGGAGGCAGAGCAACTGCAACCCAGTGTGATTGTCATTGCTCGCAATATTGCCGAACGCAGGCAGGCTGATCTCTCGCTGAAACGCGAAGCCTCCGAATGGACTCAGGTGATGGATTCTTTCGAGGATGCCATTTGTCTGCTGGACGCCGATCGCCGCCTGGTCAGGGCGAACAAGAAATTCTATTCGCTGATGCGAATCGAGCCAGCACAGGCGATAGGCAAGCTTATGCGCGATGTGGCCCATCCATCCGGTGAGCCCGTCCCTTGCCCGGTATGCCTGGCTCAGGAAGAAAAGCTGGACGCGGTGATCACGATGGAAGCCGATCATCCGGACAATCCTGCCCCCGGTCTTCCTATCGAAATCACCGTCAAAATCATCCGCGACGATCACGGCGCCGCCAGCGGCATCCTGATGAGTATGCATGACCTTAGCCACGCGCGAAAAATAGAGGACAAATTACGCCAGAGCGAAGATCGCTTTCGCAGTGTCATGGCGGAAGCGCCGTTACCGATGATTATCCATGCCGAAGATGGCGAGGTGCTGGGGATCAATAAAGCCTGGGCGGAGGTCACCGGTTATGTCCATGCGGACATTCCGACCATCAGGCACTGGACTGAAAGGGCGTATGGAGAAGAGGCGTGGCTGGTGCAGCAGAGCATCTCCAAATTGTATGCGACCACGCAGCGGGCCGATCGCGGTGAGAATACGATTACCTGCAAGGATGGCAGTACGCGTATCTGGCACATCAGTGCGGCGCCCGTCGGTAAACTGGCTGACGGACGCAGATATGTTGTGAGCATGGCGCTGGATGTGACGGAAAGAAAGCAGGCGCAAGCCCAGATCGAATTTCTGGCCTATCACGATGCGCTGACGCAGCTGCCTAACCGGCTGCTTGCCAAGGACCGCATGGAGCTCGCGATACGGGCAGCCGATCGCACGCAAACCAAGTCTGCGTTACTGTTCCTGGATCTGGATAATTTTAAAACCATCAACGATTCGCTGGGCCATATGGTCGGCGATGCGCTGTTGAAGCAGGTTGCCTCGCGCTTGCGGGAATGCCTGCGCGACACGGATATTCTGAGCCGGCAAGGCGGCGACGAGTTTTTGATCGTGCTCACCGACATCCATGACGACGATGCGATCATGGTCGTAGCCGAGAAGATACTGGAGAATCTGGCGCAGCCCTTCCATATCGAGCATTACGAATTATCCACTTCGCTGTCGATTGGCATCGCCGTCTATCCCAACGACGGCGATGATTTCGATACCCTGCTGAAGAAAGCCGACACGGCGATGTATCAGGCCAAGGAATCGGGGCGCAATGCCTATCGCTTCCATACAGCGCAAATGAACATCAATGTGGTCGATCATTTGCAGATACGTAACGGCCTGCGCCAGGCGCTGGAAAAAGGCGGGTTGTCACTCTACTTCCAGCCCCAGATCAGCCTGAGTAACGGGGCAGTCGTCGGCGCAGAAGCATTGCTGCGCTGGCAGCACCCGCAGTTAGGCATGTTGCCGCCGGGGCGCTTCATTTCGGTAGCCGAGGACAGCGGGCTTATCGTGCCGATCGGCGACTGGGTATTGCAGGAAGCCTGCCGACAGGCAATGGCCTGGCAGCAGGCGGGTCTGCCGGAGCTGGTCATTGCGGTGAATCTCTCTGCGGTACAATTCAAACGTGGCGATCTGGAACAAAGTGTGACGCGGGCGCTGACCGAATCCGGCCTGAATCCGGCGTTGCTCGAGTTGGAATTGACCGAATCGATCCTGATTCAGGATGCAGAAAAGGTGTTGAGCAGGCTGCGGCGGCTGAAAGCGCTGGGCGTCAAGCTGTCCATTGACGATTTCGGTACGGGTTATTCCAGCCTGTCCTATCTGAAGCGCTTTGAAGTCGATAAACTGAAAATCGATCAGTCGTTCATACGTGACATGGCGGATGATCCCAACGATGCAGCAATCGTTAGAGCCATTATCCAGATGGCCAGGAGCCTCAATCTCAAGACCATCGCCGAAGGTGTAGAAGATGAACGTCAGCTTTCGTTGCTGCGTCTGCAGTATTGTGACGAGATACAGGGCTATTATTTTGCCCGCCCGATGCCTGCGGACGAGTTCGCCGTTTATCTTGGCGCTAACTCATGA